Proteins co-encoded in one Actinomadura luteofluorescens genomic window:
- a CDS encoding dihydrofolate reductase family protein, producing MEFMMSDTTCHMSISLDGFVAGPDQSRESPLGNRGRELHGWHIGDPRANDADRIANGWLMRPRGAYVMGRNMFGPIRGDWDEDWSGWWGSEPPYHAPVFVLTHHRHDPIPMAGGTTFYFVTDGFDAAYSAACQAAGDKGVDIAGGASTVRQALAAGVIDELTLDIAPVLLGSGERIFDGVDFDFEPVEVLHSPLATHIRYRRIS from the coding sequence ATGGAGTTCATGATGTCGGATACCACCTGCCATATGTCGATCTCACTGGACGGCTTCGTCGCCGGACCTGACCAGAGCCGAGAAAGCCCCCTGGGAAACCGGGGACGAGAGCTGCACGGCTGGCACATCGGCGACCCTCGGGCCAACGATGCGGACAGGATCGCGAACGGGTGGCTGATGCGCCCGAGGGGCGCATACGTCATGGGCCGCAACATGTTCGGCCCCATCCGCGGGGACTGGGATGAGGACTGGTCGGGCTGGTGGGGCTCCGAACCGCCTTACCACGCGCCGGTGTTCGTACTGACCCACCACCGCCATGATCCGATCCCGATGGCCGGGGGAACGACGTTCTACTTCGTCACCGACGGCTTCGACGCGGCTTACTCCGCGGCGTGCCAGGCCGCAGGCGACAAGGGCGTGGACATCGCCGGCGGCGCCTCGACCGTCCGGCAGGCGCTGGCAGCCGGGGTGATCGACGAGCTCACTCTCGACATCGCGCCCGTTCTGCTCGGTTCGGGCGAGCGGATCTTCGACGGAGTCGACTTCGACTTCGAGCCCGTCGAGGTGCTTCACTCCCCGCTTGCCACCCACATCCGCTACCGCCGTATCAGCTGA
- a CDS encoding RNA polymerase sigma factor has translation MIERVFREEHGRAVAVLVRVFGDVDVAEEAVQEAFAEAVRRWPDEGTPASPAGWIITTARNKAIDRLRREAARAGKYAQAVLVNAAEPVEASVVEDDRLRLIFTCCHPALRMEARVALTLRLLGGLSTAEIARAFLVPEKTMAQRLVRAKAKIRDAGIPYRVPEKEELPGRLAGVLAVVYLVFNQGYGGREESGAEAIRLGRVLRELMPDEPEVLGLLALMLLVESRKDARRRDGELVLLAEQDRGLWDRELVEEGQALVRRCLRIGRPGPYQIQAAVNAVHGDAANAEDTRWDQVLQLYDQLMVVAPSPVVALNRAVAVGEVQGAGAALELVERLKLGRYYLFHAVRADLLRRLGRDAEAAGAYGEAMRRTEDEAELAFLRRRRASVSG, from the coding sequence GTGATCGAGCGGGTCTTCCGGGAGGAGCACGGGCGCGCGGTGGCCGTGCTGGTCCGGGTGTTCGGCGATGTGGACGTCGCCGAGGAGGCGGTGCAGGAGGCGTTCGCGGAGGCGGTGCGCCGGTGGCCGGACGAGGGGACGCCGGCCAGTCCGGCGGGCTGGATCATCACGACGGCGCGGAACAAGGCGATCGACCGGCTGCGGCGGGAGGCCGCGCGGGCCGGGAAGTACGCGCAGGCCGTGCTGGTCAACGCGGCGGAGCCGGTCGAGGCGTCCGTCGTGGAGGACGATCGGCTGCGGCTCATCTTCACGTGCTGCCATCCGGCGCTGCGGATGGAGGCGCGGGTCGCCCTGACGCTGCGGCTGCTCGGAGGGCTGTCGACCGCGGAGATCGCGCGGGCCTTCCTGGTGCCGGAGAAGACGATGGCGCAGCGGCTGGTGCGGGCGAAGGCGAAGATCCGGGACGCCGGGATTCCGTACCGGGTGCCCGAGAAGGAGGAGCTGCCCGGACGCCTCGCCGGTGTGCTGGCGGTCGTCTACCTGGTGTTCAACCAGGGGTACGGGGGGCGCGAGGAGTCGGGGGCCGAGGCGATCCGGCTGGGGCGGGTGCTGCGGGAGCTGATGCCGGACGAGCCCGAGGTGCTGGGGTTGCTGGCGCTGATGCTGCTCGTCGAGTCCCGCAAGGACGCCCGGCGGCGGGACGGGGAGCTGGTACTGCTGGCCGAGCAGGATCGCGGGCTCTGGGATCGGGAGCTCGTGGAGGAGGGGCAGGCGCTCGTCCGGCGGTGCCTCCGGATCGGACGGCCGGGGCCGTACCAGATCCAGGCGGCCGTCAACGCGGTGCACGGTGATGCGGCGAACGCCGAGGACACTCGGTGGGATCAGGTTCTCCAGCTGTACGACCAGTTGATGGTCGTGGCGCCGAGTCCTGTGGTGGCGCTCAATCGGGCTGTGGCGGTCGGTGAGGTTCAGGGGGCCGGGGCCGCACTGGAGCTGGTCGAGCGGCTCAAGCTGGGCCGGTACTACCTGTTCCACGCGGTGCGTGCTGATCTGCTGCGGCGGCTGGGGCGGGACGCGGAGGCGGCCGGGGCCTACGGCGAGGCGATGAGGCGTACGGAGGACGAGGCCGAGCTCGCGTTCCTCAGGAGGCGGCGGGCTTCGGTCTCCGGTTGA
- a CDS encoding DNA-directed RNA polymerase subunit alpha C-terminal domain-containing protein, with translation MAAPGTRGAAPLSCLHLSVRVINALKYADTPPRTIGALLHMIRTDQLTEVRNIGRRSLAEVHQALTATGFDVGHTNLI, from the coding sequence CTGGCCGCGCCCGGCACACGGGGAGCTGCCCCCCTGTCCTGCCTTCACCTGTCCGTCAGAGTCATCAACGCCCTCAAGTACGCCGACACCCCACCGCGGACCATCGGCGCCCTACTCCACATGATCCGAACCGACCAACTGACCGAAGTCCGCAACATCGGCCGCCGCAGCCTCGCAGAGGTCCACCAGGCCCTCACCGCCACAGGCTTCGACGTCGGCCATACCAACCTGATCTAG
- a CDS encoding SRPBCC family protein, giving the protein MSATGRGASARSATADREIVITHVIDARPELVFEAFTEVRHLSQWWGPEGFTTTTRAFEFRVGGEWEFVMHGPDGTDYQEWISWTEIAPPERIALLHGESRNDPNAFESVLTFEPDGPATRIEMRTVFPTKELRDEAAEKYHAVEGGQQTLSNLAGYVTEILRKGTEG; this is encoded by the coding sequence ATGAGCGCGACGGGACGGGGAGCGTCGGCGCGGTCCGCGACGGCCGACCGCGAAATCGTCATCACCCACGTCATCGACGCCCGACCGGAGTTGGTGTTCGAGGCGTTCACCGAGGTGCGGCACCTGTCGCAATGGTGGGGACCGGAAGGGTTCACCACCACCACGCGAGCGTTCGAATTCCGAGTCGGCGGTGAGTGGGAGTTCGTGATGCACGGACCGGACGGGACGGACTACCAGGAGTGGATCTCCTGGACCGAGATCGCCCCGCCGGAGCGGATCGCGCTGCTGCACGGTGAGTCCCGCAACGACCCGAACGCCTTCGAGTCGGTCCTGACGTTCGAGCCCGACGGCCCCGCGACCCGGATCGAGATGCGCACGGTGTTCCCGACCAAGGAACTGCGCGACGAGGCGGCCGAGAAGTACCACGCGGTCGAGGGCGGCCAGCAGACCCTGAGCAACCTGGCCGGCTACGTCACCGAGATTCTTCGGAAGGGAACGGAGGGCTGA
- a CDS encoding helix-turn-helix domain-containing protein, with the protein MSTEYQRALGRRIAQERKRRGLSQPELARLIDRSVAWVSQVERGVRKVDRMSVLEKVAEVLELPLSELAAEAPVVAASSEEMPGSAELRLVLSGAHSLRAMLHSAPVPPTAEIKPRVDRAWELAHESHYVELADLLRGLVPALETAVRSAPEERRAELFNLLAATYQACSAALSKLNEPEASWIAADRAIVAAERAGDPLMMAAGAFRLGFVFLGARHFDQAEENARTATDALWFLVDQGKPEAMSLWGGLTLQRAMAAARLNQADVAYEHLARAREVAERLGSGRNDYNTEFGPANVVLHEVTVAVELGDAGHALRAGSEVDTSTLSRERGARLQVDLARAHAQRRQVDGAVAALLEAESITPEQVRNHRAVRQVVSDLLTMQDPPSSDLRELAERVGA; encoded by the coding sequence GTGAGCACTGAGTATCAACGGGCGCTCGGACGGCGGATCGCACAGGAGCGGAAGCGGCGCGGGCTTTCTCAGCCTGAACTGGCGCGGCTGATCGATCGGTCCGTTGCCTGGGTCTCCCAGGTGGAGCGCGGCGTGCGCAAGGTCGACCGCATGTCGGTCTTGGAGAAGGTCGCCGAGGTGCTGGAGCTTCCGCTCTCGGAGTTGGCGGCCGAGGCTCCGGTTGTCGCCGCGTCGAGCGAGGAGATGCCGGGGTCGGCCGAGCTACGGCTGGTGCTGTCGGGCGCTCACTCGCTTCGGGCGATGCTGCACTCGGCTCCAGTCCCGCCGACGGCGGAGATCAAGCCGCGGGTGGACCGGGCTTGGGAACTGGCGCATGAGAGCCACTATGTAGAGCTGGCTGACTTGCTCCGGGGCTTGGTGCCAGCGCTGGAAACCGCGGTGCGATCGGCGCCGGAGGAGCGGCGGGCAGAACTGTTCAACCTGCTGGCGGCGACCTATCAAGCCTGCTCGGCGGCCCTGTCCAAGCTCAACGAACCGGAAGCCTCGTGGATTGCCGCTGACCGCGCCATCGTCGCGGCCGAGCGTGCGGGTGATCCGCTGATGATGGCCGCCGGCGCCTTCCGGCTCGGGTTCGTCTTCCTGGGAGCGCGGCACTTCGACCAGGCCGAGGAGAACGCCCGGACGGCTACTGACGCGCTGTGGTTCCTTGTCGACCAGGGCAAGCCGGAAGCCATGTCCCTGTGGGGTGGGCTGACGTTGCAGCGGGCTATGGCTGCGGCTCGGCTCAATCAGGCGGACGTAGCGTATGAGCATTTGGCGCGGGCTCGTGAGGTCGCTGAACGGCTCGGGAGCGGTCGCAACGACTACAACACCGAGTTCGGCCCGGCGAACGTCGTCCTGCATGAGGTCACCGTGGCGGTAGAGCTGGGCGACGCCGGCCACGCTCTTCGGGCCGGGAGCGAAGTCGATACCTCGACGCTGTCCCGTGAGCGTGGGGCAAGGCTGCAAGTCGACCTCGCGCGTGCGCACGCCCAGCGGCGGCAGGTCGATGGTGCTGTTGCGGCCCTGCTGGAGGCGGAGTCGATCACGCCGGAGCAGGTACGGAACCATCGGGCCGTGCGTCAGGTCGTGTCCGATCTGCTGACTATGCAGGATCCGCCCTCGTCCGACCTGCGAGAACTCGCGGAGAGGGTGGGCGCGTAG
- a CDS encoding YciI family protein: MKSYVLNIIQPVGEVPPPEVLEPIMARLAEVRRDLERQECWVFGRGLEQPEASTVVSMRGDEVIATDGPWTEGKEHIGGLAVIRVADLDAALKVAARFTQVTGLPIEVRPFQGEG, encoded by the coding sequence ATGAAGTCCTACGTGCTCAACATCATCCAGCCGGTGGGGGAGGTGCCGCCGCCGGAGGTGTTGGAGCCGATCATGGCGCGGCTCGCCGAGGTCCGGCGGGATCTGGAGCGGCAGGAGTGCTGGGTGTTCGGGCGGGGGCTGGAGCAGCCGGAGGCGAGCACCGTGGTGTCCATGCGGGGGGACGAGGTGATCGCGACGGACGGGCCGTGGACGGAGGGCAAGGAGCACATCGGCGGCCTCGCCGTCATCAGGGTGGCGGACCTGGACGCGGCGCTCAAGGTGGCGGCCAGGTTCACGCAGGTGACCGGGTTGCCGATCGAGGTGCGGCCGTTCCAGGGCGAGGGGTGA
- a CDS encoding maleylpyruvate isomerase family mycothiol-dependent enzyme, producing MNTSAYLKAVVEQTNTLAGWVDGRDAIAPVPTCPKWTLADLVDHVGSVQRMVTMLVGERMTEPSRAYAGYVPGPTDPTQWRAWLTDGAAEAEQAFASVSDDTPVWDPSGAGAGVPFWSRRLFGEACVHRADAAAALGTRYELEPEPAVAAVEDWLDTMTSRGYWENRPDFADAMRGSGQTLHFHATDASGEWLARREADRVVLEHTHTEADVVVSGPASELLLVLSRRRPLRKAPTLNVQGDRALLDLWIEHMDWVTDG from the coding sequence ATGAACACATCCGCGTATCTGAAGGCAGTCGTCGAACAGACGAACACGCTCGCCGGCTGGGTGGACGGCCGGGACGCGATCGCCCCGGTGCCGACCTGTCCGAAATGGACACTGGCCGATCTCGTCGACCATGTCGGCTCGGTACAGCGCATGGTGACCATGCTGGTGGGCGAGCGGATGACCGAGCCGAGCAGGGCGTACGCCGGCTACGTACCGGGGCCGACCGATCCGACTCAGTGGCGCGCCTGGCTGACCGACGGCGCGGCCGAGGCGGAGCAGGCGTTCGCCTCGGTCTCCGATGACACGCCGGTGTGGGATCCGTCCGGCGCCGGCGCGGGTGTCCCGTTCTGGTCGCGTCGGCTGTTCGGCGAGGCCTGCGTACATCGCGCGGACGCGGCCGCCGCTCTCGGCACGCGGTACGAACTCGAACCGGAGCCCGCCGTCGCGGCCGTCGAGGACTGGCTGGACACGATGACTTCTCGCGGCTACTGGGAGAACAGGCCGGACTTCGCCGATGCGATGCGCGGCAGCGGCCAGACCCTGCACTTCCACGCCACCGACGCGTCCGGCGAGTGGCTGGCCCGCCGGGAGGCCGACAGGGTCGTCCTGGAGCACACCCACACCGAGGCGGACGTCGTAGTAAGCGGCCCGGCCAGCGAGCTACTGCTCGTGCTCAGCAGGCGTCGCCCACTCAGGAAGGCCCCGACGCTGAACGTCCAAGGAGATCGAGCACTGCTCGACCTTTGGATCGAGCACATGGACTGGGTCACCGACGGCTGA
- a CDS encoding dihydrofolate reductase family protein has product MKLTTMTQITVDGVMQGNGHATPEELASGFTRDGWALGAFADDTGEMITKTYQRADAFLFGRRTYEMFAETWGTRPEMQAHPIGVALNGADKYVASNSLQQASWGPVTLLSGDATAAIRELKKSSSGEIQVHGSATLIRSLLAAGLVDELTLLVVPILLGQGMRLFPDDGPDAALEVISSHTDAKGVGVHVYRPTGQPDYHPARPA; this is encoded by the coding sequence ATGAAGCTGACGACGATGACACAGATCACCGTGGACGGTGTGATGCAGGGCAACGGTCACGCGACCCCAGAGGAGTTGGCGAGCGGGTTCACACGGGACGGCTGGGCGCTCGGGGCATTCGCCGATGACACCGGCGAGATGATCACCAAGACCTATCAGCGGGCGGACGCGTTCCTGTTTGGGCGGCGCACCTACGAGATGTTCGCCGAGACCTGGGGCACCCGGCCGGAGATGCAGGCGCACCCCATCGGGGTCGCACTCAACGGGGCGGACAAGTACGTCGCATCGAACAGTCTCCAGCAGGCGTCGTGGGGACCCGTCACGCTGCTGTCCGGGGACGCGACCGCGGCGATCAGGGAACTGAAGAAATCGTCATCGGGCGAGATCCAGGTGCACGGGAGCGCGACCCTGATCCGCTCGCTACTGGCCGCCGGCCTTGTCGACGAACTGACGCTGCTGGTGGTTCCCATCCTTCTCGGACAGGGCATGCGGCTGTTTCCAGACGATGGACCCGACGCCGCACTCGAGGTCATCAGCTCCCACACCGACGCAAAAGGCGTCGGCGTGCACGTCTACCGGCCGACCGGACAACCGGATTACCACCCGGCGCGGCCTGCATAG
- a CDS encoding putative quinol monooxygenase → MFGLMVRFTCKDEESAGKFDQLVSETIGKIETEEPGTLIYAVHKVDGQPLQRIFYELYRDRAAFDAHEEQDHVRRFLGARDDLLASVEVDWLGLQVGKGTTG, encoded by the coding sequence ATGTTCGGCTTGATGGTCCGGTTCACCTGCAAGGACGAAGAGAGCGCCGGTAAGTTCGACCAGCTGGTCTCCGAGACGATCGGCAAGATCGAAACGGAAGAGCCGGGCACGCTGATCTACGCGGTGCACAAGGTCGACGGGCAGCCGCTGCAGAGGATCTTCTATGAGCTGTACCGGGACCGGGCGGCCTTCGACGCGCACGAGGAGCAGGACCACGTCCGGCGCTTTCTCGGTGCCCGTGATGACCTGCTCGCCTCGGTGGAGGTCGACTGGTTGGGCCTCCAGGTAGGCAAGGGAACGACAGGGTGA
- a CDS encoding ArsR/SmtB family transcription factor yields MARAATTSDVFNAIAEPQRREILVLLREGERSVTELARELGMTQPGASKHLRVLREVGLVRDRKAGKQRLYGLDARGLRPIHEWAGGFERFWNESFGRLDAYVQDLKQTKQEEE; encoded by the coding sequence ATGGCACGGGCAGCGACGACGTCGGACGTGTTCAACGCGATCGCCGAGCCGCAGCGCCGGGAGATCCTGGTGCTGTTGCGGGAGGGGGAGCGGTCGGTGACCGAGTTGGCCCGGGAGTTGGGGATGACCCAGCCGGGGGCGTCCAAGCACCTGCGCGTGCTGCGGGAGGTCGGGCTGGTGCGTGACCGCAAGGCGGGAAAGCAGCGTCTCTACGGCCTGGACGCCCGGGGGCTGCGGCCGATCCATGAGTGGGCCGGCGGGTTCGAGCGGTTCTGGAACGAGAGCTTCGGCCGGCTGGACGCTTACGTGCAGGACCTGAAGCAGACAAAGCAGGAAGAGGAGTAG
- a CDS encoding IS481 family transposase, protein MSVVEQRYRAVLEVEAGCPVTEVAERYGVSRQSVHAWLGRYRSGGLAALADRSHRPASCPHRTAAEVEALVCELRRAHPRWGPARLAHELARRGVDPVPSTATLSRILARNGLVVPRGRRRPRSSYQRWERDAPMQLWQIDIMGGVMLTDGREVKLVSGIDDHSRFIVIARLVSRASARAVCAAFAAALAEHGAPEEVLTDNGKQFTGRFTRPRPVEVLFERICRDNGITARHTKIRSPTTTGKVERWHRTVREEFLAVHAPFPSLHHAQHALDAWVADYNTARPHQALDMATPAARFTTRPGTGQNMSASLPLRLPADLAPVPTTPGPPTAGPPTAPALSAAVPAAVEFDRTVPASGNMTAAGRQIWLGPTLAGRQVTVWVSTTTLHVFHHGKLIKTHPVTLTSDDLRRLHARGARPGRPSPATALPAGDLPADAVVEADRTVNTAGLVSLAGKQISVGLPLAGRRLTLRIGPHLIHVLDDGALACTRPSPLTGDQRARLQGARAADPAPLAETGPAAVQRVVSSQGTLMVAGCKLHLGQTHRGKVVTVICEDTQFRILHAGQELAIHPRTLIKEVNRRRASGHITYET, encoded by the coding sequence CTGAGCGTCGTGGAGCAGCGGTATCGCGCTGTGCTGGAAGTAGAGGCAGGATGCCCGGTGACCGAGGTCGCCGAGCGGTACGGAGTGTCGCGGCAGAGTGTGCACGCCTGGTTGGGCCGGTATCGGTCCGGTGGGCTGGCGGCGTTGGCGGACCGGTCGCACCGGCCGGCGAGTTGCCCGCATCGCACGGCGGCCGAGGTGGAGGCGCTGGTGTGTGAACTGCGCAGGGCCCATCCGCGGTGGGGGCCGGCCCGGCTGGCGCATGAGCTGGCCCGCCGGGGCGTGGATCCGGTGCCCTCAACGGCGACGTTGTCGCGGATCCTCGCCCGCAACGGCCTGGTCGTCCCCCGTGGGCGGCGCCGTCCTCGCTCGTCGTATCAGCGGTGGGAACGCGACGCACCCATGCAGCTGTGGCAGATCGACATCATGGGCGGGGTCATGCTCACCGACGGCCGCGAGGTCAAGCTGGTCAGCGGCATCGACGACCACTCCCGGTTCATCGTCATCGCCCGCCTGGTGTCGCGGGCCTCGGCCCGCGCGGTCTGCGCCGCGTTCGCCGCCGCCCTGGCCGAGCACGGGGCGCCCGAGGAGGTGCTGACCGACAACGGCAAGCAGTTCACCGGCCGGTTCACCCGCCCCCGCCCGGTCGAGGTGCTGTTCGAACGGATCTGCCGCGACAACGGCATCACCGCCCGACACACCAAGATCCGCTCACCCACCACCACCGGCAAGGTCGAACGCTGGCACCGCACCGTCCGCGAGGAGTTCCTGGCCGTCCACGCCCCGTTCCCCAGCCTGCACCACGCCCAGCACGCCCTGGACGCATGGGTCGCCGACTACAACACTGCCCGCCCCCACCAGGCCCTGGACATGGCCACCCCCGCCGCCCGCTTCACCACCCGGCCCGGCACCGGGCAGAACATGTCGGCGTCGTTGCCGTTGCGGCTGCCCGCCGACCTGGCGCCGGTGCCCACCACCCCCGGCCCGCCCACCGCAGGTCCGCCCACGGCCCCCGCCCTGTCGGCAGCGGTCCCGGCAGCGGTGGAGTTCGACCGCACCGTCCCGGCCAGCGGGAACATGACCGCCGCCGGACGACAGATCTGGCTCGGCCCCACCCTGGCCGGTCGGCAGGTGACGGTCTGGGTCAGCACCACCACCCTGCACGTCTTCCACCACGGCAAGCTCATCAAAACCCACCCGGTCACCCTCACCAGCGACGACCTCCGCCGACTCCACGCCCGCGGCGCACGCCCCGGCCGCCCGTCGCCGGCCACCGCGCTGCCCGCCGGTGACCTGCCCGCCGATGCCGTGGTCGAGGCCGACCGCACCGTCAACACCGCCGGACTGGTCTCCCTGGCCGGAAAACAGATCAGCGTCGGCCTCCCCCTCGCAGGCCGACGCCTCACCCTGCGCATCGGCCCCCACCTGATCCACGTCCTGGACGACGGCGCACTGGCCTGCACCCGGCCCAGCCCCCTGACCGGCGACCAACGCGCCCGCCTGCAAGGCGCCCGCGCCGCCGACCCCGCCCCCCTCGCCGAAACCGGCCCCGCCGCAGTTCAGCGGGTCGTCTCCAGCCAGGGCACGCTGATGGTCGCCGGCTGCAAACTCCACCTCGGACAAACCCACCGCGGCAAAGTCGTCACCGTGATCTGCGAAGACACCCAGTTCCGCATCCTGCACGCAGGCCAGGAACTGGCCATCCACCCCCGCACCCTGATCAAGGAGGTCAACCGCCGCCGAGCAAGCGGCCACATCACCTACGAAACCTAG
- the rlmB gene encoding 23S rRNA (guanosine(2251)-2'-O)-methyltransferase RlmB, whose translation MAKNKGKGPTPKAEDRHWHGKRQKARAVKSSKRTGTPTLGPGARAQSQAENRPAGRPAGARRATGEVPELVTGRNPVVEALRAGVPGTALYVMSGNDERVREAIQIAADRRIPLLETGKNELDRLTDGSVHQGIALQVKPYRYAHPDDLLKGKAPLVVAVDGITDPRNLGAIVRSASAFGATGVVVPERRAAGVTAGAWKSSAGTLANIPVAQATNLSRQLKAYQKAGCFVAGLDAAGGVTVADLELASGPFVLVVGSEGKGLGRLVADTCDMLVTIPMPGRAESLNAGVAAGIALYEISRLRA comes from the coding sequence ATGGCCAAGAACAAGGGCAAGGGTCCCACCCCCAAGGCCGAGGACCGGCACTGGCACGGCAAGCGCCAGAAGGCCCGCGCCGTCAAGAGCTCCAAGCGCACCGGCACCCCCACGCTGGGGCCGGGCGCGCGCGCCCAGAGCCAGGCCGAGAACCGTCCGGCCGGGCGTCCCGCGGGCGCGCGCCGCGCGACCGGCGAGGTCCCCGAGCTGGTCACGGGCCGCAACCCGGTCGTCGAGGCGCTGCGCGCGGGCGTCCCCGGCACGGCCCTGTACGTCATGTCCGGCAACGACGAGCGGGTGCGCGAGGCGATCCAGATCGCCGCCGACCGCCGCATCCCGCTGCTGGAGACCGGCAAGAACGAGCTGGACCGGCTGACCGACGGCTCCGTCCACCAGGGCATCGCGCTCCAGGTCAAGCCCTACCGGTACGCGCACCCGGACGACCTGCTCAAGGGCAAGGCCCCCCTGGTCGTCGCGGTGGACGGCATCACCGACCCGCGCAACCTCGGCGCGATCGTGCGGTCCGCCTCCGCGTTCGGCGCGACCGGCGTGGTCGTCCCGGAGCGTCGCGCGGCGGGGGTCACGGCCGGCGCCTGGAAGTCGTCCGCCGGCACCCTCGCGAACATCCCGGTCGCGCAGGCCACGAACCTCTCCCGCCAGCTCAAGGCCTACCAGAAGGCCGGCTGCTTCGTCGCCGGCCTGGACGCCGCCGGCGGCGTGACCGTCGCCGACCTGGAACTTGCTTCGGGGCCGTTCGTGCTGGTCGTGGGCTCGGAGGGCAAGGGTCTCGGACGTCTCGTCGCCGACACCTGCGACATGCTCGTCACGATCCCGATGCCGGGCAGGGCCGAGTCGCTGAACGCCGGAGTCGCCGCGGGCATCGCCCTGTACGAGATCAGCCGCCTGCGCGCCTGA
- a CDS encoding EamA family transporter, whose product MNQTTALPAPALRTRYASDLVLAALAPASWGTTYVVTTTLLPDGRPLLAATMRALPAGLVLLAATRRLPRGDWWWKSIVLGLLNFGAFFPLIFFAAYRLPGGVAATIGSVQPLVVALLSIGVLRIRPARAVLYSALAGTGGVALLTLGADARLDPLGIAAMLTATSLMATAIVLAKKWGRPESPLVMTGWQLTVGGIVLLPLTLVLEGAPSSLTGENLLGFTYLGIVGTAIAYALWFRGIDRLPPTSVSLLGLTNPMVATLAGLAILGQTLTPWQVAGFTIALGALVAGQTLNRRPKPAAS is encoded by the coding sequence GTGAACCAGACGACAGCCCTCCCGGCACCGGCCCTGCGCACCCGCTACGCCTCCGACCTCGTCCTCGCCGCCCTCGCCCCCGCGAGCTGGGGCACCACCTACGTGGTCACCACCACCCTCCTGCCCGACGGCCGCCCCCTGCTCGCCGCCACGATGCGGGCCCTGCCCGCCGGGCTGGTGCTGCTCGCCGCCACCCGCCGCCTCCCGCGCGGCGACTGGTGGTGGAAGTCGATCGTCCTCGGCCTGCTGAACTTCGGCGCCTTCTTCCCGCTGATCTTCTTCGCCGCCTACCGCCTCCCCGGCGGCGTCGCCGCGACGATCGGCTCCGTCCAGCCCCTGGTCGTGGCGCTGCTGTCGATCGGCGTCCTGCGGATCCGCCCGGCCCGCGCCGTCCTGTACTCGGCCCTCGCCGGCACCGGCGGCGTCGCGCTGCTGACCCTCGGCGCCGACGCCCGGCTCGACCCCCTCGGCATCGCCGCCATGCTCACCGCGACGTCCCTCATGGCCACCGCGATCGTCCTGGCGAAGAAGTGGGGACGCCCCGAATCGCCCCTGGTCATGACCGGCTGGCAGCTCACCGTCGGCGGCATCGTCCTCCTGCCGCTCACCCTGGTGCTCGAAGGCGCCCCGTCCTCCCTGACCGGCGAGAACCTCCTGGGCTTCACCTACCTCGGCATCGTCGGCACCGCGATCGCCTACGCCCTGTGGTTCCGCGGCATCGACCGCCTGCCCCCGACGTCCGTCTCGCTCCTCGGCCTCACCAACCCGATGGTCGCCACCCTCGCGGGCCTCGCGATCCTCGGCCAGACCCTCACCCCGTGGCAGGTCGCCGGCTTCACCATCGCCCTGGGCGCCCTCGTCGCCGGCCAGACCCTCAACCGGAGACCGAAGCCCGCCGCCTCCTGA
- a CDS encoding tyrosine-type recombinase/integrase, producing MRNIPVDVSALIFVCVSAPRPKVLNQETGEVKVDRDGHTVITVGLSAADAMGRVDLLQVAVTGASIHIKGSVGFVAGERIEGTTKSGRSRVVSLDPGTVDVLKAHRKRQLADKLKAGEFWKGAEDGHVFATGWGEPVHPDTVSSLMATLIKEHNAADGVTPLPHARLHDLRHVHATTLLLAGVPVHVVAARLGHADPAITLRVYAHVVNEQLAEAATIFAERIDGAA from the coding sequence ATGCGCAACATTCCTGTCGACGTCTCCGCCCTCATCTTCGTGTGCGTCTCCGCGCCGCGTCCCAAGGTGCTCAACCAGGAGACGGGCGAGGTCAAGGTCGACCGCGACGGACACACGGTGATCACGGTCGGCCTGTCGGCCGCCGACGCGATGGGGCGGGTGGATCTGCTCCAGGTGGCGGTAACTGGAGCCTCGATCCACATCAAGGGGTCGGTGGGGTTCGTCGCCGGCGAGCGCATCGAGGGGACGACCAAGAGCGGCCGGTCCCGGGTCGTGAGCCTCGACCCCGGCACGGTCGACGTCCTCAAGGCCCATCGGAAGCGCCAGCTCGCCGACAAGCTCAAGGCCGGTGAGTTCTGGAAGGGCGCAGAGGACGGCCACGTGTTCGCCACGGGATGGGGTGAGCCGGTGCACCCGGACACGGTCTCGTCCCTTATGGCCACGCTGATCAAAGAGCACAACGCAGCGGACGGCGTAACGCCTCTCCCCCACGCGAGGCTTCACGACCTCCGCCACGTCCACGCGACGACTCTGCTCCTGGCGGGCGTTCCCGTTCACGTCGTCGCGGCCCGGCTCGGGCACGCTGACCCCGCCATCACGCTTCGGGTCTACGCGCACGTCGTCAACGAGCAGCTCGCCGAAGCGGCCACGATCTTCGCCGAGAGGATCGACGGCGCGGCGTAG